One window of Dehalobacterium formicoaceticum genomic DNA carries:
- the yqeK gene encoding bis(5'-nucleosyl)-tetraphosphatase (symmetrical) YqeK, which produces MTDRADKTHMAYQRVIKEKLSTPRYRHALGVAETAQKLAEFWGADPEKAWLAGMLHDYAREYPPEELLEMATNYGLTILREERIHPVVLHAPVGALLVKKELGIQDQEVLDAIAKHTVGGEHLSLLDKIIYLADLIEPNRRWPGVEELRREVYYDLDLALKHALEGTLNLLRKKGQVIHPNSTLMYQQLSLIRK; this is translated from the coding sequence ATGACAGATAGGGCAGATAAGACACATATGGCATATCAGAGGGTGATTAAAGAAAAGTTATCCACTCCTCGTTATCGTCATGCCTTAGGGGTGGCAGAAACTGCTCAGAAATTGGCAGAATTTTGGGGTGCTGATCCGGAAAAAGCCTGGCTGGCCGGTATGCTTCATGATTATGCCCGGGAATATCCTCCGGAAGAGCTATTAGAGATGGCAACAAATTATGGTTTAACCATATTAAGGGAAGAGCGGATTCATCCCGTGGTGCTTCATGCTCCCGTTGGTGCTTTGCTGGTAAAGAAGGAACTGGGCATACAGGATCAGGAAGTCTTAGATGCCATCGCTAAACATACAGTGGGGGGTGAGCATCTCTCTTTATTGGATAAGATTATATATTTGGCGGATTTAATCGAACCCAACCGCCGCTGGCCGGGAGTTGAAGAGCTGCGTCGGGAGGTTTATTATGACCTTGATCTGGCATTGAAGCACGCGCTGGAAGGCACCCTTAATCTGCTTCGAAAAAAAGGTCAGGTCATTCATCCCAATTCTACACTCATGTATCAACAATTATCTTTAATCAGGAAATAA
- a CDS encoding class I SAM-dependent DNA methyltransferase: MIYQSMAAVYDRLMGHVNYQDWVRGLEHQWQKLNIVPHQVLDVGCGTGNLLLPLVQGGYQVIGIDNSPEMLSVCQDRLFEKNLSSLLLEMDIEEIQLPKPVDSAICLCDTLNYLTDESALERGLKNIYHVLKPGGSFIFDLRTPHYYEDILADAEWMQKEEGLYLFWENDFSQNPLMNMELTFFIEEKNGLFRKYVEEHQQRCYPMEMMKELMEKMGFKLEAVVSNLWDRPLNLEQDERMYFICLKA, encoded by the coding sequence ATGATCTATCAATCTATGGCAGCTGTATATGATCGTCTGATGGGACATGTTAATTATCAAGACTGGGTGCGGGGTTTGGAACATCAGTGGCAAAAGCTGAATATTGTCCCCCATCAGGTATTGGATGTGGGCTGCGGCACCGGCAACCTGCTGCTACCCTTGGTTCAAGGCGGGTATCAGGTTATTGGCATTGATAATTCCCCGGAGATGCTGTCTGTCTGTCAGGATCGGTTATTTGAAAAAAACCTTTCCTCTTTATTGCTGGAAATGGATATTGAAGAGATTCAGCTGCCGAAGCCGGTGGATAGTGCGATCTGCCTTTGTGATACTTTAAATTATCTCACGGATGAAAGCGCTTTGGAACGGGGTTTGAAAAATATTTATCATGTCCTTAAGCCTGGGGGGAGTTTTATTTTTGACTTGCGCACACCCCATTATTATGAAGATATTCTGGCTGACGCTGAGTGGATGCAGAAAGAGGAAGGCCTTTATCTGTTTTGGGAAAATGATTTTTCTCAAAATCCTTTGATGAATATGGAACTTACCTTTTTTATTGAAGAAAAAAATGGACTTTTCCGAAAATATGTGGAGGAACACCAGCAAAGATGCTATCCCATGGAAATGATGAAGGAACTAATGGAAAAGATGGGCTTTAAATTAGAAGCAGTGGTCTCGAATCTTTGGGACCGACCATTGAACCTTGAGCAGGATGAACGGATGTATTTTATTTGCCTTAAAGCATAG
- the rsfS gene encoding ribosome silencing factor, with the protein MTSYELSRIAAQAAVKKKGMNVVIMDLQEISLIADYFVICSGNNINQVQAICEFINEEVKLAGGQPALRIEGLKEGRWILMDFGGVVVHVFQEEERLYYNLERLWGDAKFTYLREQE; encoded by the coding sequence TTGACTTCTTATGAATTATCAAGGATTGCGGCACAAGCTGCAGTAAAAAAGAAAGGCATGAATGTTGTTATTATGGATTTGCAGGAGATTTCTCTTATTGCCGACTATTTTGTAATTTGCTCCGGGAATAATATCAATCAGGTACAGGCCATTTGTGAATTTATCAATGAAGAGGTAAAATTGGCCGGAGGACAGCCGGCTCTACGTATAGAGGGGTTAAAGGAAGGCCGTTGGATTCTGATGGATTTTGGCGGTGTGGTCGTCCATGTCTTCCAGGAAGAAGAGCGCTTATACTATAATCTGGAACGTCTGTGGGGCGATGCAAAATTTACTTACCTTCGAGAGCAGGAATAG
- the yhbY gene encoding ribosome assembly RNA-binding protein YhbY has protein sequence MLTGKQRRYLRALGTGIDPIFQIGKGGLNENLIKQLSDALEARELIKVKVLSNSDEDPREAGNEIVSAINAELVQVIGRNILLFRRSEKKPQIELP, from the coding sequence ATGCTGACTGGAAAACAACGCAGGTATTTACGTGCTTTAGGCACAGGGATTGATCCTATTTTTCAAATCGGTAAGGGTGGTTTAAACGAAAACCTGATCAAACAACTGAGTGATGCTTTGGAAGCCCGGGAACTGATTAAGGTTAAGGTGCTGTCCAACAGCGATGAGGATCCCAGAGAAGCAGGGAATGAAATCGTTTCCGCCATCAATGCCGAATTGGTTCAGGTTATTGGGAGGAATATCCTTCTTTTTCGCAGGTCGGAAAAGAAGCCTCAAATTGAACTGCCTTGA
- a CDS encoding RNA recognition motif domain-containing protein yields MRTLYVGNLPWSTKSEELTTAFGAHGEVMNSRIITDRETGRSKGFGFVEVNDEDVEKMIEAMNGREFSGRVLTVSEAKPRE; encoded by the coding sequence ATGCGGACACTATATGTAGGGAATTTGCCCTGGTCGACTAAATCAGAAGAATTAACAACAGCCTTTGGCGCACATGGTGAGGTTATGAACAGTCGAATTATTACGGATCGGGAAACCGGGCGCAGCAAGGGCTTTGGTTTTGTTGAGGTCAATGATGAAGATGTAGAGAAAATGATTGAAGCGATGAACGGACGGGAGTTTTCCGGACGAGTTCTTACTGTGAGTGAGGCAAAACCCCGAGAATGA
- the nadD gene encoding nicotinate-nucleotide adenylyltransferase translates to MNKAIGIMGGTFDPIHYGHLVTAEAARYGYKLDKVIFVPSGRPPHKKERQITAAEHRYNMTELAVKSNPYFQISRVELDRPGYSYAIDTMSQFVEQYGSDAELYFITGADAILEIITWKNVDKLMEYCQFIAATRPGFHLDDLHQLPDKFIRKIIFMEVPALAISSSDIRRRVAEHRPIKYLLPEPVENYIYQHDLYREVYSSSPGK, encoded by the coding sequence ATGAATAAAGCAATCGGTATTATGGGAGGTACCTTTGACCCTATCCATTACGGTCATTTGGTAACTGCAGAGGCTGCCCGCTACGGGTACAAACTGGACAAGGTTATCTTTGTTCCCTCGGGACGTCCGCCTCATAAAAAAGAACGGCAAATCACGGCGGCGGAACATCGATATAACATGACTGAATTGGCAGTGAAAAGCAATCCTTATTTTCAAATTTCCCGAGTGGAATTGGATCGGCCGGGATATTCTTATGCCATTGATACCATGTCCCAATTTGTGGAACAATATGGTTCGGATGCGGAGCTCTATTTCATTACCGGTGCCGATGCAATTTTAGAAATTATTACATGGAAGAATGTAGATAAGTTGATGGAATATTGTCAGTTTATTGCGGCAACCAGACCAGGATTCCATTTAGATGATCTGCACCAACTGCCGGATAAATTCATCCGGAAGATAATTTTTATGGAAGTTCCTGCATTGGCGATTTCCTCCTCGGATATTCGCAGGCGGGTGGCCGAACACCGTCCTATTAAATATTTGTTGCCGGAACCGGTGGAGAATTATATTTATCAACATGATTTATATCGGGAAGTATATTCTTCATCTCCGGGTAAATAA